From a single Apium graveolens cultivar Ventura chromosome 2, ASM990537v1, whole genome shotgun sequence genomic region:
- the LOC141707997 gene encoding plant intracellular Ras-group-related LRR protein 6 isoform X2 gives MDRVLKAARASGSLNLSNRSLKEVPDDVYKSLDAVAEGENWWETSNVKIAGRVVQLDTPSATRSWISCLIGQFCYGCKALCFSYIRLDCSSNQLTSLPSSLGNCLNLSELKASNNGLTMLPEDLSKCSKMMKLDLEGNKLSMLSENVIASWTKLSELNAAKNCLSNVPESIGDLSRLIRLDLHQNRISSIPMSIKGCSSLAELYLGNNSLYILPAEIGELSQLGTFDLHSNQLKEYPVEACKLHLSVLDLSNNSLSGLPSEIGTMTTLRKLLLAGNPMRTLRSSLLSGPTPALLKYLRSRLPSEEEPGSSSAKKEDVVDMAARLSISSKELSLGGLSLSAVPAKIWESSGITKIDLSRNLIEELPVELSSCVSLEVLILSRNKIKVWPSAVLKSLSNLLCLKLDNNLLGQIPADGFQAISKLQILDLSANGGALPERATFSSLPMLQELYLRRMSISEVPSDITSLQQLKILDLSQNAIQSVPEGFKHLTSLAELDLTDNNISSLPPELGILEPSLQGLRLDGNPLRSIRRTFLDRGTKAILQYLKNKIVDI, from the exons ACTTCAAATGTTAAAATTGCTGGACGTGTCGTTCAACTTGATACTCCATCTGCCACTAGAAGTTGGATCAGCTGCCTCATTGGTCAA TTTTGTTATGGTTGCAAGGCCTTATGTTTTTCATACATCAGGCTGGATTGCTCAAGCAACCAATTAACGAGTCTTCCCAGCTCTCTAGGGAATTGCTTGAATTTATCAGAACTCAAG GCATCAAACAATGGTTTAACCATGTTACCGGAAGATCTTTCCAAATGTTCCAAGATGATGAAATTGGATTTGGAG GGAAACAAGCTTAGTATGCTGTCTGAGAATGTGATTGCATCATGGACCAAGCTAAGTGAACTCAATGCGG CGAAAAATTGTCTGAGCAATGTGCCGGAGAGTATAGGAGATCTTTCACGTCTGATTCGTCTTGACCTTCACCAAAACC GAATCTCATCAATCCCAATGTCAATAAAGGGCTGCTCTTCCCTTGCTGAGCTTTACCTGGG GAATAACTCTTTGTATATATTACCAGCTGAGATAGGGGAACTCTCTCAGCTGGGGACATTTGATCTTCACTCAAATCAG TTAAAGGAGTACCCTGTGGAGGCATGCAAGTTGCATCTTTCAGTTCTAGATTTATCAAATAATTCATTGTCTGGTTTGCCTAGTGAGATTG GAACAATGACAACATTGCGAAAACTTTTGCTAGCCGGAAATCCAATGAGAACCCTACGAAG CTCACTGCTATCTGGACCTACACCGGCTTTGTTGAAGTATCTTCGAAGTAGACTTCCATCTGAAGAAG AGCCTGGATCCAGTTCTGCCAAAAAGGAAGATGTTGTGGATATGGCAGCACGGTTATCTATTAGTTCAAAG GAACTGTCTTTAGGAGGGCTATCTTTGAGTGCTGTCCCTGCAAAAATATGGGAGTCAAGTGGAATAACGAAAATTGATTTATCACGAAACTTAATTGAAGAGTTACCAGTTGAGCTTTCCTCTTGTGTGTCCCTTGAG GTTTTGATTCTATCAAGAAACAAGATTAAAGTCTGGCCAAGTGCAGTTTTGAAGTCACTATCTAATCTCTTATGTCTGAAGCTTGATAATAATCTACTCGGGCAG ATTCCAGCAGATGGGTTCCAGGCTATATCCAAGCTGCAAATTCTGGACTTAAGTGCTAATGGGGGTGCTTTACCAGAACGAGCTACATTTTCTAGCTTACCGATGTTGCAAGAGCTTTACTTGAG ACGGATGTCAATATCAGAAGTTCCTTCAGATATAACAAGTCTACAGCAGTTAAAAATTCTTGATTTGAGTCAAAATGCCATTCAGTCGGTCCCTGAG GGTTTTAAACATCTTACTTCTCTCGCGGAGCTGGATCTTACCGACAATAATATTAGTTCACTTCCACCAGAACTG GGCATTCTTGAACCAAGCCTACAGGGGTTAAGACTTGATGGAAACCCATTGAGAAG CATCCGTAGGACATTCCTGGATCGTGGTACGAAGGCTATTCTGCAATACCTGAAAAACAAAATTGTAGACATTTAG
- the LOC141707997 gene encoding plant intracellular Ras-group-related LRR protein 6 isoform X1, translating to MDRVLKAARASGSLNLSNRSLKEVPDDVYKSLDAVAEGENWWEAVELQKLILAHNDLQTLKQDIRNLPQLTVLNVSHNKLSHLPPAIGELQMLKLLDVSFNLILHLPLEVGSAASLVKLDCSSNQLTSLPSSLGNCLNLSELKASNNGLTMLPEDLSKCSKMMKLDLEGNKLSMLSENVIASWTKLSELNAAKNCLSNVPESIGDLSRLIRLDLHQNRISSIPMSIKGCSSLAELYLGNNSLYILPAEIGELSQLGTFDLHSNQLKEYPVEACKLHLSVLDLSNNSLSGLPSEIGTMTTLRKLLLAGNPMRTLRSSLLSGPTPALLKYLRSRLPSEEEPGSSSAKKEDVVDMAARLSISSKELSLGGLSLSAVPAKIWESSGITKIDLSRNLIEELPVELSSCVSLEVLILSRNKIKVWPSAVLKSLSNLLCLKLDNNLLGQIPADGFQAISKLQILDLSANGGALPERATFSSLPMLQELYLRRMSISEVPSDITSLQQLKILDLSQNAIQSVPEGFKHLTSLAELDLTDNNISSLPPELGILEPSLQGLRLDGNPLRSIRRTFLDRGTKAILQYLKNKIVDI from the exons GCAGTGGAGTTACAAAAGTTAATATTGGCCCATAATGATCTCCAAACTTTAAAACAAGACATTAGAAATTTACCTCAATTAACGGTGCTCAATGTGAGCCATAACAAGCTTTCTCACCTCCCACCCGCTATCGGAGA ACTTCAAATGTTAAAATTGCTGGACGTGTCGTTCAACTTGATACTCCATCTGCCACTAGAAGTTGGATCAGCTGCCTCATTGGTCAA GCTGGATTGCTCAAGCAACCAATTAACGAGTCTTCCCAGCTCTCTAGGGAATTGCTTGAATTTATCAGAACTCAAG GCATCAAACAATGGTTTAACCATGTTACCGGAAGATCTTTCCAAATGTTCCAAGATGATGAAATTGGATTTGGAG GGAAACAAGCTTAGTATGCTGTCTGAGAATGTGATTGCATCATGGACCAAGCTAAGTGAACTCAATGCGG CGAAAAATTGTCTGAGCAATGTGCCGGAGAGTATAGGAGATCTTTCACGTCTGATTCGTCTTGACCTTCACCAAAACC GAATCTCATCAATCCCAATGTCAATAAAGGGCTGCTCTTCCCTTGCTGAGCTTTACCTGGG GAATAACTCTTTGTATATATTACCAGCTGAGATAGGGGAACTCTCTCAGCTGGGGACATTTGATCTTCACTCAAATCAG TTAAAGGAGTACCCTGTGGAGGCATGCAAGTTGCATCTTTCAGTTCTAGATTTATCAAATAATTCATTGTCTGGTTTGCCTAGTGAGATTG GAACAATGACAACATTGCGAAAACTTTTGCTAGCCGGAAATCCAATGAGAACCCTACGAAG CTCACTGCTATCTGGACCTACACCGGCTTTGTTGAAGTATCTTCGAAGTAGACTTCCATCTGAAGAAG AGCCTGGATCCAGTTCTGCCAAAAAGGAAGATGTTGTGGATATGGCAGCACGGTTATCTATTAGTTCAAAG GAACTGTCTTTAGGAGGGCTATCTTTGAGTGCTGTCCCTGCAAAAATATGGGAGTCAAGTGGAATAACGAAAATTGATTTATCACGAAACTTAATTGAAGAGTTACCAGTTGAGCTTTCCTCTTGTGTGTCCCTTGAG GTTTTGATTCTATCAAGAAACAAGATTAAAGTCTGGCCAAGTGCAGTTTTGAAGTCACTATCTAATCTCTTATGTCTGAAGCTTGATAATAATCTACTCGGGCAG ATTCCAGCAGATGGGTTCCAGGCTATATCCAAGCTGCAAATTCTGGACTTAAGTGCTAATGGGGGTGCTTTACCAGAACGAGCTACATTTTCTAGCTTACCGATGTTGCAAGAGCTTTACTTGAG ACGGATGTCAATATCAGAAGTTCCTTCAGATATAACAAGTCTACAGCAGTTAAAAATTCTTGATTTGAGTCAAAATGCCATTCAGTCGGTCCCTGAG GGTTTTAAACATCTTACTTCTCTCGCGGAGCTGGATCTTACCGACAATAATATTAGTTCACTTCCACCAGAACTG GGCATTCTTGAACCAAGCCTACAGGGGTTAAGACTTGATGGAAACCCATTGAGAAG CATCCGTAGGACATTCCTGGATCGTGGTACGAAGGCTATTCTGCAATACCTGAAAAACAAAATTGTAGACATTTAG
- the LOC141707997 gene encoding plant intracellular Ras-group-related LRR protein 6 isoform X3, translating to MLLLKVKIGGRLQMLKLLDVSFNLILHLPLEVGSAASLVKLDCSSNQLTSLPSSLGNCLNLSELKASNNGLTMLPEDLSKCSKMMKLDLEGNKLSMLSENVIASWTKLSELNAAKNCLSNVPESIGDLSRLIRLDLHQNRISSIPMSIKGCSSLAELYLGNNSLYILPAEIGELSQLGTFDLHSNQLKEYPVEACKLHLSVLDLSNNSLSGLPSEIGTMTTLRKLLLAGNPMRTLRSSLLSGPTPALLKYLRSRLPSEEEPGSSSAKKEDVVDMAARLSISSKELSLGGLSLSAVPAKIWESSGITKIDLSRNLIEELPVELSSCVSLEVLILSRNKIKVWPSAVLKSLSNLLCLKLDNNLLGQIPADGFQAISKLQILDLSANGGALPERATFSSLPMLQELYLRRMSISEVPSDITSLQQLKILDLSQNAIQSVPEGFKHLTSLAELDLTDNNISSLPPELGILEPSLQGLRLDGNPLRSIRRTFLDRGTKAILQYLKNKIVDI from the exons ACTTCAAATGTTAAAATTGCTGGACGTGTCGTTCAACTTGATACTCCATCTGCCACTAGAAGTTGGATCAGCTGCCTCATTGGTCAA GCTGGATTGCTCAAGCAACCAATTAACGAGTCTTCCCAGCTCTCTAGGGAATTGCTTGAATTTATCAGAACTCAAG GCATCAAACAATGGTTTAACCATGTTACCGGAAGATCTTTCCAAATGTTCCAAGATGATGAAATTGGATTTGGAG GGAAACAAGCTTAGTATGCTGTCTGAGAATGTGATTGCATCATGGACCAAGCTAAGTGAACTCAATGCGG CGAAAAATTGTCTGAGCAATGTGCCGGAGAGTATAGGAGATCTTTCACGTCTGATTCGTCTTGACCTTCACCAAAACC GAATCTCATCAATCCCAATGTCAATAAAGGGCTGCTCTTCCCTTGCTGAGCTTTACCTGGG GAATAACTCTTTGTATATATTACCAGCTGAGATAGGGGAACTCTCTCAGCTGGGGACATTTGATCTTCACTCAAATCAG TTAAAGGAGTACCCTGTGGAGGCATGCAAGTTGCATCTTTCAGTTCTAGATTTATCAAATAATTCATTGTCTGGTTTGCCTAGTGAGATTG GAACAATGACAACATTGCGAAAACTTTTGCTAGCCGGAAATCCAATGAGAACCCTACGAAG CTCACTGCTATCTGGACCTACACCGGCTTTGTTGAAGTATCTTCGAAGTAGACTTCCATCTGAAGAAG AGCCTGGATCCAGTTCTGCCAAAAAGGAAGATGTTGTGGATATGGCAGCACGGTTATCTATTAGTTCAAAG GAACTGTCTTTAGGAGGGCTATCTTTGAGTGCTGTCCCTGCAAAAATATGGGAGTCAAGTGGAATAACGAAAATTGATTTATCACGAAACTTAATTGAAGAGTTACCAGTTGAGCTTTCCTCTTGTGTGTCCCTTGAG GTTTTGATTCTATCAAGAAACAAGATTAAAGTCTGGCCAAGTGCAGTTTTGAAGTCACTATCTAATCTCTTATGTCTGAAGCTTGATAATAATCTACTCGGGCAG ATTCCAGCAGATGGGTTCCAGGCTATATCCAAGCTGCAAATTCTGGACTTAAGTGCTAATGGGGGTGCTTTACCAGAACGAGCTACATTTTCTAGCTTACCGATGTTGCAAGAGCTTTACTTGAG ACGGATGTCAATATCAGAAGTTCCTTCAGATATAACAAGTCTACAGCAGTTAAAAATTCTTGATTTGAGTCAAAATGCCATTCAGTCGGTCCCTGAG GGTTTTAAACATCTTACTTCTCTCGCGGAGCTGGATCTTACCGACAATAATATTAGTTCACTTCCACCAGAACTG GGCATTCTTGAACCAAGCCTACAGGGGTTAAGACTTGATGGAAACCCATTGAGAAG CATCCGTAGGACATTCCTGGATCGTGGTACGAAGGCTATTCTGCAATACCTGAAAAACAAAATTGTAGACATTTAG